DNA from Homo sapiens chromosome 9 unlocalized genomic scaffold, GRCh38.p14 Primary Assembly HSCHR9_UNLOCALIZED_CTG3:
ATGACAGTGGCTGGTGGTACACAGCCCTGGAGTGTGAAGCTGAGTCTGGAGATGGCAGAAGAGAGACAAAGCCACCATGAGTGAAATGACCACCTGCAGGGCATTAGACCCGCGCCCAGGAAACGGGATGCTAACATGACAAGGGAGGAACTCAATCCCACTCTCTGGATTGCAACCACTTACCAACGGCAGCCACCCAAATCTCTAGGCTCCCTCTGCTCCTGCCAGCAGCACACCCTTGCTGATCTTAATATTTATAAACTGAGTCTCtcattcctcttcctccccccagCCTATCTCACTCCACTGACAAGACCTATCTCCAGGGAAAGGTAGCGCCCTAGTATTATTCCCGACAGATTCTGAGTTAATAAAATGCACATtgaaaccctggaagacaatttGGAAAGCGCTCTCTTTCCTCCTTGGCTCCCCTGGCAGCGCCCCATCTCCGCACCCTTTGCCCGATGGCCCACATCCCATGTCACGTGTAGCGGCCCCAGTGGTGGGGCCTAAGACAATGAAACCTAAgactaattggtgtacctgaggaAGAAGTGAATTCTAAAAGctaggaaaacatatttgggggaataatcaaggaaaacttctgtGGCCTTgtgagagacctagacatccaaataaaagaagcacaaataacacctgggaaattcatcacaaaaatatcttagcctaggcacattgtcattgggttatccaaagttaagacaaaagaaagaatcttaagagctgtgagacagaagcactaggtaacctataaaggaaaacctatcaaacTAACAGCAGATTTTGCAGCAGAAACCTTAAAAGCTAGATGGGATTGGGGCCctttcttcagcctcctcaaacaaaacaattatcagccaagaattatgtatccagcaaaactaaacatcatatatgaaagaaagatacagtcattttcagacaaacaaatgctgacagaatttgccattaccaaaCCAGCACtgtaagaactgctaaaaggagctctaaatcatgaaacaaaccctggaaacacatcaaaacagaacttcattaaagcataaatcacacaagacctataaaacaaaaatacaagttaaaaagcaaaaacaaaaaacaaaaacaaagtacagAGGCAACAGAGAGCATGATGAAAGAAATGGTACCTCACTTTTTAATACTAATGTTGGTTGTAAATGGCTTCAATGCTCCACTTAcaagatacagaaccacagaatggataatAACTCACCAActaactatctgctgccttcaggagactcacctaacacataatgACCTACATAAACTTAAGGAAAGTGgcagaaaaaggcatttcatgcaaactGACACAAAAAGCAAGCAGCAGTAGCTATTCTCATatgagacaaaacaaactttaaagcaacagtagctaaaagagacaaagacagacagtatataatggtaaaggtcTCATTCAACAGAAAAACATGACAATCCTAAACATACATGAagctaacactggagctcccaaatttataaaacaatcactagtaaacataagaaataagatagatagcaacacaataatagtgagggaaCTTCattactccactgacagcacctgtcagtcatcaagacagaaagtcaacaaagaaacactggatttaaactatactttggaacaaatggacttaacagatatataagaacatttcatccaacaaccacagaatacacattctattcaacagcacatggaattttctccaagatagaccatatgataggccataaaatgagtctcaataaatttaagaaaattgaaattgtatcacGCAccctctcagatcacagtggaataaaactgaaaatcaactccaaaaggaatcttcaaaaccatgcaaatacatggaaattaaataacctgctcctgaatgagcactgggtaaaaaacaaaatcaagatggaaatggaaaaaatttcTTCGAACTggatgacacaacctatcaagacctctgggatacaggaaaggcagtgctaagaggaaagtttgtagCCCTAAACACCTATGTCAAAAAGtgtgaaagagcacaaacagacaatctaagttcACATCTCAGGGAACTGGAGAAGCAGGAACAAGCCAAACCCAATCCCagcaaacaaaggaaataaccaagattagagcagaactaaatgaaattgacacagcaacaacaacaacaacaaatacaaaacatgaataaaataaaaagttggttatttgaaaagataaacaaaatcgatagaccattataagattaaccaagaaaagaagagaggaaatccaaataacctcactaagaaatgaaacaggggatattacaactgacaccactgaaatattaaagattattcaagggtactatgaacaccttttggcacataaactagaaaacccagaagagttgcataaattcctggaaaaatacaaccctcctagcttaaatcaggaagaagtagaTACCCCAAGCAGACCAATAaagcaagcagcaagattgaaatggtaattttaaaattaccaacaaaaaatgccgaggaccagacagattcacagcagaattctaccagacattcaaagaatattttatttcattcaaagaagaaatgataccaatcctttcacactattccacaagacagagaaagaagaaacactccctgattcattctatgaagccagcatcaccctaataccaaaaccatgaaaggacataaccaaaaaagaaaactacagaccaatatccatgatgaacacagatgccaaaatccttaacaaaatactatctaactgaatccaacaatatatcaaagagataatccaccatgatcaagtgggtttcataccagtgacacaggaatggtttaacatatgcaagtcaataaatgtgatacaccaaataaacagaattaaaaaaaaacacatgattttatcaacagatgcagaaaaagcatttgacaaaatctagcattgctttatgattaaagctctcagcaaaataggcatacaagggacataccttaatgtaataaaagccatctatgacagacccacagccaacataatactgaatggggaaaaggtgaaagcattccctttgagaactggaacaagacgaagagcctactctcaccactcctcttcaacatagtactggaagtcctagccagagcaatcagacaaaagaaggaaatagaggaaatCCAAAtcgtaaagaggaagtcaaactgttacTGGTTGCTGACGATATGATCTTTCGCCTTGAAAACCCTACGGACTCctctagaaagctcctagaactgacaaaagaattcagcaaagtttccagatacgagattaatgtacacaaatcagtagctcttctatacatcaacagctaccaagctgagaatcacatcaggaactcaaccccttttacaatagctgcaaaaaacaaacaaaaaaacaaacaaaacttaggaatatacctagcaAAGTaatcaaaagacctctacaatgaaaattacaaaacactgctgaaagaaatcatagatggagCCAAGCACgttggcgcatgcctataatcccagctactcgggaaactgaggcaggagaatcgcttgaacccgggaggcagaagttgtagtgagccgagatcacaccattgcactcccacctcagcgacaagagcgaaactacctctgaaaaaaaaaaaaaaaaaaaaaaaaacaagaaagaaaagaaatcatagatgacacaaacaaatggaaacacatccccatgctcatggatgggtagaaccaatattgtgaaaattaccattcTTTTAAAGGCAATCTAcgaattcaatgcaatccccatatGAATACCACCATCATCcctcacagaattacaaaaaaattctaaaattaatatggaaccaaaagagtgCCATGTAGCCGAACcaaggctaagcaaaaagaacaaacctggaggcatcacactacttgatttcaaactgtacaataaggccatagttaccaaaacagcatggtactggtttaaaaataggcacatagaccaatggaacagaagagagaacccagaaattaacccaaatacttacagccaactgatcttcgacaaagcaaacaaaaacataaagtggggaaaggacacccttttcaacacatgacgttgggataattggcaagccacatgtagggtAATAAAACTGGagtctcatctctcaccttatacaaaaatctactcaagatggattaagaacttaaaccTAATTCCtgaactgtaaaaattctagaagataacactggataaacccttctagacattggcataggcaaggatttcatgaccaaaaacccaaatgcaaatgcaataaaaacaaagataaatagctgggacttaaataaactaaagagcttttgcatggcaaagggagcagtcagcagagtaaatagacaaatCGCAGAGTGGgacccctgaccctgacccctgaccctgacccctaaCCCTGACCCCTAACTCCTGACCCAAACCCTAACCGCTATCcccaaccctaacccctaaccccaaCCCTCACCCTAACCCAACCCTAACCCCTAATCCCTAACATCTCTTAAACCCTAACTCTAAACGTTGACTCCTAACCCCTAACTCTGACCCCAATCCCTATCTCCAACCCCTAACCCTAAActtaacccctaacccctaaccctaacaccAACCTTAACCCTAGGTTCGTTACTACGTTTGTATTGACTATGTCAATGTTGATTATTATGATCGCTGTCTTTGGACTGCACGGCAGCGAGGCGATTGCGgatcttatattaatatttttgtattgaggCAGTGCATTAGCATTACAGGTGCTTGTTACATGAGCAATGGGGGTGTCATACTTTGGGTGTCATGTCTGCATTAGGAATGCCGCATTTGTCTTCCGAGGCTGCGGTGTGGATCTCGCACTGCGGCCGCCTCGGCTTGGCCGGGGAGAACCTCGGTGGGTAGGATTCAGAGGGGCTTTTGGTTTCCCGTTTTCCACACTGAATCCTTCTAACTGGTCTCTGACCCTGATTATTAAGGGCTGCAAACAGGAAGGATTTTATTCACCGTCTATGCGGTCCCGAGTAGTCCCAAAGCGAGGCAGTGCCCCCAAGGTCTGTGCTGAGAACGCTGCTCTGCCTTCGCGGTGTCCCCCGGGTGTGTGCTGAgcagaacgcagctccgccctcgcggtGCCCCCGGCGCGCCCGcccgggtctgtgctgaggagaacaCTGCTCCGCCTTCGCTGTATCTCCGAAGTCTGTGCAGAGGAGAACTCAGCTCCGCCCTCGCGATGCTCTCCCGGTCTGTGCTGACGAGAAGGCACCTCTGCCCTCGCAAAGGGAGAGCGCCCTTCGCAAAGGCAGAGCGCCCTTCGCAAAGGCAGAGAGGCGCAGACCGCCGGCGCAGGCGCGGAGGGGGCGCAGGGCGCCGGCGCAGGCGCGGAGAGGCGCAGAGCAGGGCAGGTGGCACCAACAGCGGGTCCCTCAGGCCTCGAGCGCACGCATTCCAGTGGCCACCCAGACCATGCTCCGCCGACTGGGCGCACAAGCTGCAGTCGCCCTCTGTGTGCAGCAGCAGCTGCCTGGCAACCCCCGAGCCCGCTCGCGCTGCCAGCATCGCAGAACCAGGGCCAGGTGTCCCAGTGGCTGCGGCCAAGCCAGGCATTCTggccggcggcggcggctgcaCAGGAGCGAGAACTGAGAACCCGCCGCTCAACCCCACACGGGTGACTGCCGAGTGCCCATACCAACGGCCCCGATCTCCCTCAGGTGGAGGACTGGGCGGGAGGCACAGCCTGGGGGCCCTCAGGCTGGGCGCGCTGGCGATCCCGAGGCCGACCAGGCCATGCACCTCCAGCTCGCCTGGGCACCCAAGCTGCAGCCACCTTCTGTGTGCAGGCAGCAACCTCCAGGCAACTCCCGAGTCCGCCCTCACTTCCCACATCTCGGAACGAGGGCCAGATGTCCCTGTGGCTGCGGCCAAGCCAGGCGGTCTGCCCTGCAGCAGCTGCACGGGGGCGGGAACCGGCCCTCAGCCCTATCCCCCGTGGCTGCAGAGGGCCCTTGGCTAGAGGTGTCGAGCTCTGGCAGAGGAGGAGCCGGGCGGGGGCAGGGTCTGGCGGGCTCTCAGGCCAGGGGCACTCGCGATCCAGAGGCCGCCCAGGCCATGCTCCACCACCTGGGCGCCCAGCTACAGGCGCCAGGCAACTCCCAAGCTGGCTGGCGCGCCCAGCCTCGCAGACCTGGGCGTGGATGTCGCCGTGGCTGCGGCCAAGCCAGGCGGTCTGCCCGGCGGCGGCTGCACCGGGGCAGGAACCGACCCTCAGCCCCATCCCCGGTGGCTGCGGACGGCCCCTGGAGAGGCCCCGACCTCTCTTCGGAGGAGAAGAGGGGCGGGAGTCAAGGACAGGCAGGCCCTCAGGCGGGAAGGGATGCGTGCCTGCGATTCCGGGACATACCGCGCCAGCCCAGGAGAACCCGGAAGCCCGCAGCGCCTGTTTCTCTGTGTGATTCTGTGAGGAaccaccaaattgttttccacgGCAAGTGCATCATTTTCTATTCCTAGCAGCCAGTTCATaagggctccaatttctccacctCCTTAGCAACACTGATTTTCTGTGTCGTTGTTATGAAAGCCTTACTAGTGGATGCAAAGTGGCATCTCATTTGGGTTTTGTCTTGCATTTTATTAATGAATAACGGTGTTTAGCATCTTTTCTTGTCCGTCTTagacatttgtgtatcttcttcggagaaatgtctattcaagtcctttgcctattttttaattgggatgTTAGAAATTCTGACGTTGAGTTGTGGGATATTAAGCTTTTATCAGATACGCACTTTGATTTTATCAGATACATATTTTCTCACATACTATGGGTTGTCTTTTAACTCCcttgatagtatcctttgatgcataaaggttttttattttgattaaatctAATTTAcgtgtattttcttttgttatctgtgcttttctgtcatatttcaaaatacacttaAAACTCAAAGGTCATAAAGGTTtaccttgtgttttcttctaagagttacATACTTTAgtccttacatttaagtcttttattaatttagaattaatttttgtgtatactGCAAGGTAGGGGTCTAACTTCTCTCTTGTGCACTGACATCCAGCTGTTGgagagactgttctttcctccCTTGACTAGACTTGGACAGCTTGTTGAACAGtcattgaccatatatgtgagcACTAATTTGTAGGATCTCAAATCTGTTCTATTTTATTGGTCTAAAAGTCTATTagtcttatgccagtaccacactctcttgattactgtagatttgtaGTAGGCTGTGAAACTGAAAAATGTGagttttctaatattctttttcaagactgttttgtctgtcagatcctttgaatttttgtatGAATTGTAgaatgagtttctttctttctgcagaaatgcctttgggattttgatggtactgcattgaatctgtagattactttagatggtattgtcatcttaacaatattgtcttaCAACCCATGAACACAGAATGTCTTTCCAGTTATTTCCACTCTCTTTCGTTTTTTTCAGCAAAGTTTTGTGTATACCACCATGGTTAGATTTATGCCTGAATAACTTATtctttgatgctattataaatggaatttttaaaatgttttcatagttCTTTACAACTATATAGAAATATAGCTCATTTGCCTATGTTTGTTTTGCATCCTGCCTCTTTTATTAGTTATAATcggttttgtgttttatttggaGCTTTATACACATAAgatcatgtgtatatataattttacttctgtttttttatttctaatttagatgccttttatttctttgtcttgcctaattgctctggctaaaatTGCCAGTGgtatgttgaatacaagtggcAAATGAACCGTGCTTGTCTTGTTCTAGATGTTAGGAAAACAGCTTTCAGTGTTTCATCATTGATCATGATATTAACTGTTGGGTTTTTGTACATCCTATTGTCATGTTGCAGAAAatcccttctatgcctagtttattgaatatttttattatagaagggTGTtgtatttcatcaatgttttctctgcatcaattgaaataatcacgTGCTTATTCATTTTACTGTTAGAGtatattacactgattgattttttatatgttgaGCCACTCTTGCATTTTGGGGATAAATCTCACAGGGTGATAGTTTACAATCCTTTGATTATACAGTATTGCTGCTAGTATTTTGCTAgtattgctagtattttgctgagatttttgcttatatattcataagggatattgtgCTGTAGTTCTCTTTTTTGTGCTCTCTTTGGCTTTGGTATAAGGATAATGCTGTTATCAAAAAATGAATTAGCAAGTATTCCTTCTTCATATATTATGtcggaagagtttgagaagaaatggtattaattcttttttaaatgttaggtTGACTCACCAGTTAATGCAGCTATATGGTcataaatgtttctttgttaatcgCTTTCGATTACTAATTCAATATCCTAGGTTATAGgtctattcatattttctctttcttctggagCCACTTTCGTAGTTTGTATCTTTCTAGTGATTCGTCTATTTCATCCAGGGCAGCTAATTTGTTGTTAGACAGTTGTTCACAGTATACTCCTGTaatccttttgtatttctgtaaagttGGTAGTAATGGCTctgctttcatttattattttaataattagtcTTCCATCTTTTGCTCAGTCAATATAGTGAAAGGCTTGATCTTTCAAATAATCTATGTTTATTCATTCTACTGCTCTCCaaacttctattttattgatttatgctCTAATTATgctctctattatttctttcatactGCTAGCTTTGGATTTAGTCTTCTTTTGTCTTCTTCCACTGCCTTTAGATATAGAG
Protein-coding regions in this window:
- the LOC107987372 gene encoding uncharacterized protein LOC107987372, which encodes MHLQLAWAPKLQPPSVCRQQPPGNSRVRPHFPHLGTRARCPCGCGQARRSALQQLHGGGNRPSALSPVAAEGPWLEVSSSGRGGAGRGQGLAGSQARGTRDPEAAQAMLHHLGAQLQAPGNSQAGWRAQPRRPGRGCRRGCGQARRSARRRLHRGRNRPSAPSPVAADGPWRGPDLSSEEKRGGSQGQAGPQAGRDACLRFRDIPRQPRRTRKPAAPVSLCDSVRNHQIVFHGKCIIFYS